The Undibacterium cyanobacteriorum genomic sequence AAGTTTAGCAAAATGGATGCCGACACCATTGTCGAAAATATGCTGAGAGTGTGTTTTCAAGGGCTAGAAAAAACAGCGGCAGGCGATTAGTAGCAGATGATCAGGAAATAATGCCTGCTAAGCCCTGAGGTACTTCCTCAAATCTGACTTGGTTTGAGGTTTGGCAAAGTAAAAGCCTTGTGCATATTTGCATCCGAAACTCAATAGAGCGTCAGCTTGTTCTTTCGTTTCTACACCTTCCGCAATGACCGCCAAGTTGAGGCTTTGACTGAGTTGGACGATCATTTTCGCGATGCTAGCTTCGCTGTGATTAGAAAAGATTTCGCTCACAAAGGCGCGATCAATTTTGAGTTTATCGACATTCAGTTTTTGAAGCTGGCTGAGTGAGGAAAAACCAGTGCCGAAATCATCAATGGAGATACGCACACCCATGCTCTTGATTTTCTGCAGCATACTGCATAGCATTTCGGGGTCGGTCATTGCCATGGATTCTGTAATCTCTAGCTCTAAACAATGAGGAGGAATGCGTGAGTCGCGTAGTGCGCGCTCTAGACTCTGCATAAATTGCGGGTGCGAAAACTGTGCTTGAGAGACGTTGACCGCAATTTGGAAGTCCTCAAAACCATTTTCTCTCAATTGCATCAATTCAAAACAGGCACTGCGCAGCACCCATTCTCCAATATTTACAATCAGACCGGAATATTCTGCAATAGGGATGAATTGATCTGGTGGGATGAATTGTCCATCTTCGGTGCGCCAACGTAACAAGGCCTCGGCACCGACGGTTCGACCTGTCATCATGTCGACTTGCGGCTGATACACGACAAACAGTCGTTCTCCTTCAAATGCAGCTCGCAAAGCATGCATCATACGAACCCGTTCGCGAATCTCGACACCCATATCCCTGGTAAAGTAGGAGTAGCCTGAACGGTTATGTGATTTCGCGCGTTTTAGTGCGATATTGGCGTCTTTCAAGGCTTCTGAACCACTCAATTCGTATTCGGAAAACTTGATTAATCCAAGGGTCGCAGACAGCTGAACATTTTGATGGTCAGCCACAAAAGGCTGTTCGAATAAACTAAGGATTAAGCTTGGGGAGACTAAATCCTCATGCCCCAGAATCGCGAAAATATCATTACCGATACGAGCGATTTGGCAGTTATCGCCGAAATAGTTACGCAGGCGTTTTCCGACAGAGCACAATAGAAAATCACCAAATTGATGCCCTAAAGCGTCATTAGTCTCCGCAAAGTGATCGATATCAACTAAGGCTAAGGCGCTGTCGGCTTTCTTCTCTGTGTGTAGTGTGTCGTGCAAAGTCTGCAGCAGATGAAGACGATTCGCGAGTCCCGTCAATGGATCAAAAAATGCGAGATTATGCATTCGCGACGTCAGAACGACATTATCTAAGCATACCGATACATTACTGCAGAACATATCCAGTAAGTGCCGATCGACGAGATCTGGTGGCAATGCGAAATCGAGATACATTGCCAAGCTTGCGCCGCCAATGTTGCTAAAGTAAAGTGCCGTGGCGTCCGCTTCAAAAACATTACGTCGCTCGAAAAGGGCTTTCTGAACGATTTTTTGGGTTGCTTTGTCCGCTACTAATACAAGTGGCCGCTCCAGCCAATCTTGATACTGAAGACTCCCAGCAACAACACGCAAACCTGTGATGATTTCATTAGCGTGAGCGAACTCTTCTTGAATTGGATGTGGAGTACAAACAAAGCACTCTCCATCATTATCAGCCAGTTCGACCACGTACTCGATGATGGTTTCAGAGAATCGCCGTAGATCTTTAAGCCCCATCAATTGAGCACTCGCCTTGATGATCAGCTCAAGTCCACGACGGCTAGCTGAGATCGCACAAATTTGTTCATACGAACGAACCGCTGAGGTGACCGTGGTATACAGTTTGGCTTGGGTTAGTTCTGTTTTATTCTTATAGTCGTTGATGTCGTAGTCGCGAATTGCATCCATCTCAGGAGCATATCCAGCTTGTCCAGTACGCAGGATGATACGGACATCTTTAAGTTCTAAGGTATTTCGGATATAGCTGACCAACTGCAAACCCGCGTTATCGTCATCCATTACAACGTCGAGCAAGATCACTGCGATACGTTTACTGTGCAACAGTACTTGGCGCGCTTCGGCGGTTGAATAGGCGTGTAGGAAATTGAGACTACGTCCTTGAATACGTAGACCTTGTAGTGCAAACATGGTAGCGGAATGGACATCAGGATCATCATCGATAATCAAGATATTCCAAGGGTTAGAAACTGCGAGTAGTTCGCCTTCAGGCACTGGTTTATCGTCTTCGACGAAAAACAGAGCGTCTTCTTGCGGATCCGCGATTTCGTTCATGTTGGCTATTTCGCTCGACAAGCGGCGAGCTTGGTAAAGTTGCTATAGAGAAGCTTATTGTAGTGGGTATTTCCTTCGATAAACTGTTTAGACGAAAAAAAGGCGCAAAAAGCGCCTTTTTTGTTGCTTAATGTCATCGAATTTCTATCGATGAACTCCTTGATGCATCGCTACAGAATGTCGCTTGCATGATCAGCCAAGCGCGAACGTTCGCCACGAGCCAAAGTCACGTGACCACTATGCGACCAGCCCTTGAATCGGTCGACCACATACGTTAGACCGCTTGATCCCTCGGTGAGGTAGGGAGTATCGATCTGTGCGATATTACCCAAGCAAACAATCTTGGTACCGGGGCCTGCACGGGTGACCAAAGTCTTCATTTGTTTTGGGGTCAAATTTTGCGCTTCATCGATGATGAGGAATTTATTGACGAAGGTGCGACCGCGCATGAAGTTGAGTGACTTGATCTTGATCTTAGAGCGAATCAAGTCTTGTGTGGCAGCGCGCCCCCAATCACCAGCATCGTTGTCTGACTTATTGAGTACTTCGAGATTGTCGTCGAAGGCGCCCATCCAAGGCGACATTTTTTCTTCCTCGGTCCCTGGTAAGAAGCCGATGTCTTCGCCCACTGGAACGGTGACCCGGGTGACAATGATCTCGTTATAGTTCTTAGTTTCAAGAACTTGTGCGAGTCCTGCCGCGAGCGCCAACAGTGTTTTGCCGGTACCAGCTTGTCCAAGCAGCGTGACGAAATCGCACTCTGGATCCATCAATAAATTCAAAGCAAAATTCTGCTCACGATTGCGTGAAGTCACACCCCATACGCTGTGCTTAGAATGGCCATAATCACGCAAGGTTTGCAGCACGGCAGTCTTACCGTTAATTTGTTTTACTTGACCGTAAAACGAAGCTTCACCGTTGTTCGGTTCGAGATACACAAATTGATTCACCAGCAAACTTGGGATCAAGGGGCCAGTGATGCGATAGAACGTGGTACTCAAACCATTGCGATTTTCCTGCCAAGTTTCGATGCCTTTGCCGTGCTTACTCCAGAAGTCGGCCGGCAATTGCAAAATGCCAGTGAAAAGCAAATCAGAATCTTCGAGTACGTGATCGTTGAAGTAATCTTCAGCAGGTAAGCCTAAAGCACGGGCTTTGATACGCATATTGATGTCTTTCGACACCAAGACGATAGGGCGCTTAGGGAATTCGTTTTCTAAAGCCCGAACCACGGCCAAAATTTGATTATCGGCTTTGCCTTGAGGGAGACCTTGTGGAAGGCTGGTATTTTGAAGTTTCGTTTGGAAGAACAAACGACCTCTTGCGTCCTTGTTACCGAGCTTGGAAAGTGGAATGCCTTTTTCGATCTCTTCGCTATCGATGTCGCCAACGAGTGCATCCAACGAGCGCGAAATCTGCCGCGCATTGCGGGCGACTTCCGACATGCCTTTCTTGTGATCATCGAGTTCTTCGAGCGTGATCATCGGTAAGTAGACATCATGCTCTTCAAAACGGAAGAGTGAGGTCGGGTCATGCATCAACACATTGGTATCCAGCACAAATACTTTGCTAACGCCTTTTTTGTCGGCGACTAAGCTAGCGACGGACTTCGCTGGATTAACTTTGGCTTTCGTTGTTTTTGCGATGGTTTCCTTCACTGGAGCAGGTTTCTTTTTAGCGGAAACAGCGGGGGCAGCAACGCTAGCGACAACTTTTGCTGTGGTGGATTTGGGTTCAGTTGTGGCGCGTGGAAGAGCCTTTCCTTTTTCTGCTTTTGGATAGTCTTTGGGAGACAATAAGGCCGCGGGTTTGGTCGGCATTTTTGGCAGTGGCATCAGAACCTCATCAAAAAGATGTTTATGAAAAACATAGGTGCTACATGGTTGGCAAGTGTTAGCAAAGATTGGCTAATGTTCACTCGAGAGAGCTTCACACCTTCAGGGACAAAAAAGTAAAAGCCGCTTAGGAAGATCACTCGATCTTCGTAAGCGGCCTTTTATTGTTCGTCGATGAATTCAATTATGTGTCTTAGCTGACAGAATCTAACACTGCTTGAGCGTGGTCTGGAACCTTCACTCCACGCCATTCTTTCACTAACATGCCAGATTCGTCAATAACAAACGTACTGCGTTCGATACCACGTACTTTTTTGCCATACATATTCTTCATTTTTATCACATTGAAGAGGTTGCAGAGCTGTTCGTCAGGATCGGTAATGAGTTCGAATGGGAGCCCCAATTTCGTCTTAAAACCCTCGTGGGACTTGAGGCTATCGCGGCTAATTCCAAATATCACAGTGTTTTTCGCGACGAATTGATCGTGCAGATCCCGAAATGCCATACTTTCTGCTGTGCAACCTGGAGTATTGTCTTTTGGATAGAAGTAAAGAACAATTTTCCTACCCGCGTAGTTCGCGAGGTCGAATTCACGCTCACCAGTCATCGCCGCACGGAAGTGAGGAACCTGGCAATTGATAGCACTTGGTACCGAAGTAGATGTTTCTGACACGCGTTTCTCCTGCAGATTGTGGGGTTTGAGGATGCTTGTTTCAGTTTAAAGCGATTAATTCTCCGGAACGGCCTGGCAACTCAGCCCAGTTAAGATCATGGATAGGTAATTCTTGGTCGCGCAATTGTGTGAAATACTGCCCCATAGAAACACACTGATACCCTTGTTCCGCCCAGCCGTTCAGCAATTCGATCAAGATGGGGGCGAGTTTCTGTCCTTCAAGCTCAGCGTGCATCGTAAACACATGATTTCTTGGTTCAGCTGTCAATTGCAACAAATGTTGCGCAATATTGCTTTCATCGATGACTTTCCCATCGATTTCAATGCCGAGCAACTCATCCAAAGTCGGCAAGGTGGTTGGCATCTGAATGCAGTCGTACACATGCCCCTGGTGACGTAAGCGGTAAGGACCAGCTAGAGGGTTGGCGAGACTTCCGTCAGGCTTAAGCATGGCACGGCCGTCAGAGGCGTATTGGATCTGGTAACGATCTAATTGTGCGAAGGCTTCAGGGTTCATTTGCCATCCCGCGGCACCATAGGTCTTGGGAGGTGCCCCAAAGATTTCCTGAAAACGTTCATAGGCCAAACCCATCTGTTTACGCGTCCATTGTTCGCCACGCTTGCGGACATTGTCCTGCCAAACCACGTGATCCCAGGTATGAATGCCACATTCAAAACCTGCACGTTTGGTGCTGCGCATTTCTTCGACACATAGCTTACCGATATCGGGGCCAGGTAGTAGAACGCCATACATCAAAGTCTTAAATCCGTAATGTTCTAGCACTGATGTGCGTGACACTTTACTGAAAAAGCCTGGGCGAAAAACGCGACGCATGGCCCAGCCAGTGTGATCTTTGCCGAGTGAAAATAGAAAAGTCGCATTGGCCTGATGTTGTTTAAGGATACGCACCAAATTCGGTACGCCTTCGCGCGTACCACGGTAAGTATCGACATCAATTTTTAAAACTATAGTTGGCATTGTCAGCTATATGTTTATGGGTTTTGAAAAAGCAAAAGCGGCCAAGCGTGGCCGCTACGATAGCGCAATACAATTGCGACGAGTTTTGAGCGTGCTCTATCTCGTCGCAGAGGGATCACCCTAGTCCATCAAGGCACGTGCTTGACTGACTTGGTCGCGATACGCATCAAAAATGTGACGCATCGCATCGCTCATTGTTGTGGTTGGCTTCCAACCGAGTTCCTCACAAGTATTTGTGATTTTGGGAACGCGATTTTTAACGTCTTGGTAGCCACCGCCGTAATAAGCCGCAGAAGTCGTTTCAGTCAACTGAACCTTTTTCGCAGATTCTGCATACTCTGGATACTCGGCAGCCAAACTCAACATCATTTGTGCCAGTTCACGGATAGAATGATTGTTGCTTGGATTGCCGATGTTATAGATCTTGCCCGAAGCAACGCCATTCTTGTTATCGATAATGCGGACCAATGCGTCGATACCGTCGTCGATATAGGTGAAAGCACGTTTCTGTGCACCACCGTCGACCAAGGAAATATTCTCACCACGAACGATATGACCAAAGAACTGCGTCACCACGCGTGAACTACCTTCTTTCGGTGTGTGGATAGAATCCAAGCCGGCGCCAATCCAGTTAAAAGGCCGGAACAAAGTAAAGTTCAAGCCTTCCATGCCATAGCCCCAGATCACACGATCCATCAATTGCTTAGCGCAAGAGTAGATCCAGCGTGGTTTGTTGATTGGGCCGCAGATCAATTCAGAATTTTCTGGATCGAATTCTTCGTCGTGGCACATGCCATACACTTCAGATGTCGATGGGAACACCAAATGTTTGCCGTATTTTGCAGCAGAACGCACGATAGGGAGGTTTGCTTCGAAGTCCAATTCAAACACGCGCAATGGTTGTTTCACGTAGGTTGAAGGTGTAGCGATCGCTACCAATGGCAAGATCACATCGCACTTTTTCACATGGTATTCAACCCATTCTTTGTTGATCGTGATGTCGCCTTCAAAGAAGTGCATACGTGGATGGTTGATCAAATCGCCCAAGCGTTCGGTTTGCATATCCATACCGTAGACTTCCCAATCCGTGGTTTCGAGAATGCGTTTAGAGAGGTGATGACCGATAAAACCATTCACGCCAAGGATAAGGACTTTTTTCATAGTATTTTCTCTTTGTAGATAGCTGAAGACTGTAAAGCAGCATCTAAGAATTAAGTGACTAACACACTAGATAA encodes the following:
- a CDS encoding polysaccharide deacetylase family protein is translated as MPTIVLKIDVDTYRGTREGVPNLVRILKQHQANATFLFSLGKDHTGWAMRRVFRPGFFSKVSRTSVLEHYGFKTLMYGVLLPGPDIGKLCVEEMRSTKRAGFECGIHTWDHVVWQDNVRKRGEQWTRKQMGLAYERFQEIFGAPPKTYGAAGWQMNPEAFAQLDRYQIQYASDGRAMLKPDGSLANPLAGPYRLRHQGHVYDCIQMPTTLPTLDELLGIEIDGKVIDESNIAQHLLQLTAEPRNHVFTMHAELEGQKLAPILIELLNGWAEQGYQCVSMGQYFTQLRDQELPIHDLNWAELPGRSGELIALN
- a CDS encoding bifunctional diguanylate cyclase/phosphodiesterase — translated: MNEIADPQEDALFFVEDDKPVPEGELLAVSNPWNILIIDDDPDVHSATMFALQGLRIQGRSLNFLHAYSTAEARQVLLHSKRIAVILLDVVMDDDNAGLQLVSYIRNTLELKDVRIILRTGQAGYAPEMDAIRDYDINDYKNKTELTQAKLYTTVTSAVRSYEQICAISASRRGLELIIKASAQLMGLKDLRRFSETIIEYVVELADNDGECFVCTPHPIQEEFAHANEIITGLRVVAGSLQYQDWLERPLVLVADKATQKIVQKALFERRNVFEADATALYFSNIGGASLAMYLDFALPPDLVDRHLLDMFCSNVSVCLDNVVLTSRMHNLAFFDPLTGLANRLHLLQTLHDTLHTEKKADSALALVDIDHFAETNDALGHQFGDFLLCSVGKRLRNYFGDNCQIARIGNDIFAILGHEDLVSPSLILSLFEQPFVADHQNVQLSATLGLIKFSEYELSGSEALKDANIALKRAKSHNRSGYSYFTRDMGVEIRERVRMMHALRAAFEGERLFVVYQPQVDMMTGRTVGAEALLRWRTEDGQFIPPDQFIPIAEYSGLIVNIGEWVLRSACFELMQLRENGFEDFQIAVNVSQAQFSHPQFMQSLERALRDSRIPPHCLELEITESMAMTDPEMLCSMLQKIKSMGVRISIDDFGTGFSSLSQLQKLNVDKLKIDRAFVSEIFSNHSEASIAKMIVQLSQSLNLAVIAEGVETKEQADALLSFGCKYAQGFYFAKPQTKSDLRKYLRA
- a CDS encoding bifunctional UDP-4-keto-pentose/UDP-xylose synthase, which codes for MKKVLILGVNGFIGHHLSKRILETTDWEVYGMDMQTERLGDLINHPRMHFFEGDITINKEWVEYHVKKCDVILPLVAIATPSTYVKQPLRVFELDFEANLPIVRSAAKYGKHLVFPSTSEVYGMCHDEEFDPENSELICGPINKPRWIYSCAKQLMDRVIWGYGMEGLNFTLFRPFNWIGAGLDSIHTPKEGSSRVVTQFFGHIVRGENISLVDGGAQKRAFTYIDDGIDALVRIIDNKNGVASGKIYNIGNPSNNHSIRELAQMMLSLAAEYPEYAESAKKVQLTETTSAAYYGGGYQDVKNRVPKITNTCEELGWKPTTTMSDAMRHIFDAYRDQVSQARALMD
- a CDS encoding PhoH family protein — encoded protein: MPLPKMPTKPAALLSPKDYPKAEKGKALPRATTEPKSTTAKVVASVAAPAVSAKKKPAPVKETIAKTTKAKVNPAKSVASLVADKKGVSKVFVLDTNVLMHDPTSLFRFEEHDVYLPMITLEELDDHKKGMSEVARNARQISRSLDALVGDIDSEEIEKGIPLSKLGNKDARGRLFFQTKLQNTSLPQGLPQGKADNQILAVVRALENEFPKRPIVLVSKDINMRIKARALGLPAEDYFNDHVLEDSDLLFTGILQLPADFWSKHGKGIETWQENRNGLSTTFYRITGPLIPSLLVNQFVYLEPNNGEASFYGQVKQINGKTAVLQTLRDYGHSKHSVWGVTSRNREQNFALNLLMDPECDFVTLLGQAGTGKTLLALAAGLAQVLETKNYNEIIVTRVTVPVGEDIGFLPGTEEEKMSPWMGAFDDNLEVLNKSDNDAGDWGRAATQDLIRSKIKIKSLNFMRGRTFVNKFLIIDEAQNLTPKQMKTLVTRAGPGTKIVCLGNIAQIDTPYLTEGSSGLTYVVDRFKGWSHSGHVTLARGERSRLADHASDIL
- a CDS encoding peroxiredoxin; this translates as MTGEREFDLANYAGRKIVLYFYPKDNTPGCTAESMAFRDLHDQFVAKNTVIFGISRDSLKSHEGFKTKLGLPFELITDPDEQLCNLFNVIKMKNMYGKKVRGIERSTFVIDESGMLVKEWRGVKVPDHAQAVLDSVS